The Spirochaetaceae bacterium genome includes the window GCGGGAACCTTCGGCGCGGCGCGCGAGGGTTGCGCGCCGGTGACCCGGGGCCGCACCGTGGAGGCGGCCGAGCTTCTGCACACGAGCGCGTTCTCGCTGCCGCTGGGCACGGCGCAGGGGTCGGTGGCGGGCGCGCCGGCGCCGCTGCTGTGGTCGGTGTGGGGCCGCGCCGACCTGGGCACCTTCGCCGGCCGCCCGGAGCCGGGCATGCGCTACGAGGGCGAGTTGCGCACCGGCTGGCTGGGCGTCGACGCGCGGGCGGTGCCGTGGGTGGCGGGGCTCGCGGTGAGCCACGGCATCGGCGCGGCGGACTACGGTTTCGACACCGGGGCGGGCTCCGGGCAGGGCCAACTGGAGACGTCGCTGACGGCGCTCTACGCCTACGGGCGCTGGACCCCGCGGGACGGCCTGGAACTGCGCGCCGTGCTCGGCGCCGGGCGCGGCGAGGCGCGGCATCGGTTCGAGGACGAGCCGCGCGAGACGAGCATTCTCACCATGCGGATGGGCTCGATGGGGGTGCACCATGAGCTTGCAAGGTTGGCCGGGATCGACCTCGCGGCGCGCGCGGACGTGAGCGCCGCGCGGCTTGAGACCGAAGACGGCCCCGACTACGTGGACGGGCTGACCGCCGACAACTGGCGGGTGCGCGGCGGGCTGACGGCCGCGCACCGCGTTGCGCTCGACGGCGACACCGCGCTGGAGCTGTTCGTCGAGGCGGCGGCGCGCCAGGACGGCGGCGACGGGCTGGCAGGCACCGGCCTCGAGGTGGCCGGCGGGCTGCACTACACGGCGCCCTGGTTGCACCTGGAGGCGCGCGGGCGCTGGCTCGCGGCGCACTCCGAGGAAGGCGCCGAGGAGCTTGGCGTGAGCGTGACCGCGCGCATGGGGCCCGGGGCGCACGGGCGCGGGCTGTCGCTGATGCTGAACCCGCGCATCGGCGCCGGCACCGGCGGCGCGGACGCGCTGTGGGGGGCCGAACTGCCGACGGCGGCCGCGGCGTCCGGCCGCACCGCGGCGGCGGTGGACGCGCGCATCGGCTACGGCGTCGGCCTGGCGCCGCACGGGCTGCTGACGCCGTTCGCCGAGACCGGGCTCGCCGGCGACGACGGCCGCCGGCTCCGGCTCGGGACCCGGTTCGAGGCGTCGCACGTGGATCTCGACATCGAGCTCGCCGGCGAGCACCGGGAGAGCGCCGCGGCCGAGCCCGAGCAGACGATCATGCTGGACCTGACGCTCGGGTACTGAGCCGCGCCGGCGGCCAGCGGAAGCTTCGCGATTACGGAGACGCCGTCGGGCTTGCACCGACCGACCGCCGATCCCGGAGAGTTCCGCCGTGCCCCCGGCCGGTGCAGGGAGTGGTTCGTCCGACTCCGGTAGCGAAGACACCTATCCCCTCTTCGCGATGCAATACCTACCTGTTTCGCGCTTGATAGTCATGGAATATTTATCGAATACCCTGTACGATGAAGAAACGTCGTGGCACCTCGCCGCCGGCGAACGACGGCGGGGCCGCCGGTGGTACGGTCGCGCCGAACCGGAGGAGTGGACGATGCCGTGCAACACCAAGTCGACGGTACGTTGCTCCGGCAGGCAGCCGGTCGCGTGCGGCGCGCTCGTCGCGCTGGCATGCCTTGCGCTGGCGAGTTGCGGCGGAGGTCCGGGCGCGGTTCATCCGGACCTGGTGGTGGAAGATCCCGCGGTGAGCGTCCCCCGCCCGGCTGCCGCGGCGCGCTTCACGTTCTCGGCCACCGTGCGCAACGCCGGGCGCGGGAGTGCGGCGGCGACCACGCTGCGCGTCTTCCGTTCCGATGATGGGATCGTCACGACGTTCGACCATGAGGTGGATGCCGTCGCGGTCGCGGGGTTGGCGGCTTCGGCGAGCGGCGTCGCGTCGGTGCCGGTGACCGCGCCGCCGAGTCCCGGAACGCACTACTACGGCGCATGCGTCGATCCGGTCGCCGGGGAATCCGACACCGCGAACAACTGTTCGGCAACGGTCCGAGTCGTCGTGCAGGCGCAGAATCTGGAGCCGGCGTCGCCGCAGCCGGACCTGGTGGTGGAATTACCCGCCGTGAGCGACGGCAGCCCGGTTGCCGGGGCGAGCTTCTCGTTCTCGGCCACCGTGCGCAACGCCGGGGACGGAGACGCGGCGGCGGCGGCGCTGCACGTCTACCGTTCGGACGATGAGACGATCACGCCCTCCGACGAGCAGGTGGCCGACGCCGCGGTCCCGGAACTGGCGGCCTCGGAGAGCATGGTCGCGTCGGCGAAGCTGAACGCTCCGTCAAGTTCCGGGACGTACTACTACGGCGCGTGCGTGCACGCGGTGGCGGAAGAGTCCGACACGACAAACAACTGCTCGGCGCCGGTGCCGGTCACGGTGCAGTCCCCGCGGGTCCCGGTGTCGAGGCCGCCGCGGCCGGACCTGACTCTTGACGGACCGTGGGTGGACAACACCAAACCCGCGCTCGGGGGGGTTTTCGAGTTGTCTGCGACGGTACGCCTCCACGGTACGCCAGAGTTGGTGAAGTCGACGCTGCGCTTCTACCATTCAACGGATGCGACCATCACCCGGTCCGACACGCAGGTGGCCACCCGGGAGAGGTGGTTGGGCACCCTCACCCAAAACTGGGAAGTGTACAAGCACGTGTGGGTGAAGGCGCCGTCGAGCAAGGGGACATACTACTACGGCGCGTGCGTGGACGCGGTGGCGGGGGAGTCCGACACGACCAACAACTGCACGGAAGCGGTGACGATCAACGTGTCGGACAACAGCCCGGACCTATGGGTCGGCTCGTGGGGTATGTGGGGTACGTGGGATGTCGGAGAGCCGGTGACTGTCCGGAAAAAGGTGTACAACGGCGGAAGCCCGTCCGACGCGACGACGCAGCGCCTCCTCCTGTTGCCGAGTC containing:
- a CDS encoding autotransporter domain-containing protein; protein product: AGTFGAAREGCAPVTRGRTVEAAELLHTSAFSLPLGTAQGSVAGAPAPLLWSVWGRADLGTFAGRPEPGMRYEGELRTGWLGVDARAVPWVAGLAVSHGIGAADYGFDTGAGSGQGQLETSLTALYAYGRWTPRDGLELRAVLGAGRGEARHRFEDEPRETSILTMRMGSMGVHHELARLAGIDLAARADVSAARLETEDGPDYVDGLTADNWRVRGGLTAAHRVALDGDTALELFVEAAARQDGGDGLAGTGLEVAGGLHYTAPWLHLEARGRWLAAHSEEGAEELGVSVTARMGPGAHGRGLSLMLNPRIGAGTGGADALWGAELPTAAAASGRTAAAVDARIGYGVGLAPHGLLTPFAETGLAGDDGRRLRLGTRFEASHVDLDIELAGEHRESAAAEPEQTIMLDLTLGY